The genomic stretch TGCCTAGGAAGTAGGAACAACTTCTAGAATCCCCAACCCCCAAATCAGGACCCCCGAAACAAAACCAACTTCCACTGAACACACAAAATCCATCTACCCCTTCAATTTCAAATCCCAGctcaaaaatcaaaagttcAAATCGCTTCCtaatccaccaccaccaccgcaaCCGCAACCGCAACCGCCATCATGCCAACCATTAAACTAAGCATGGCAGTTTCACTCCTTCACCACAAAAAATTAGCCCACacaatcaccaccaccacctccacctccaccgcCAACCCCACCCCATTTCTCACTCCTCACTCTCTCTCTACACCCCTAAATAGCGATAAAAGTTTGCGCGCGTTAACACCCTGCGCACACCTCCCCtctaataagaataataaaaataccccCTATTATTACCATTATAACATTACtagttataataataacaaaagtagCAAAAACTTTTTAGGAGCTACGTTTCGTGGCTCTCTTTTATTTCCCTCCCGCAAATCTAGTTCATCCACCCGCTTCCCCAGATCCAACTCGCCGCCTTCAGCTTCCACTCCCGGGTCGGGTTTCGTTTCCGATATGGGAGCCGAGAATAAAATCGACGGCGATGTTGATTGGCATAAAAATGACCGTCAAAATCAACCGCCGTCAATGTTACCGTCCATGCAGAATCACGATTCTAAATTGCTCACTTTGCCTACCATTTTAACCCTCGGTCGCGTAGCTGCCGTGCCGCTACTTGTTGCCAGTAAGCAccgttttagtttttttttttcaagttatgatttttattttacgcGTGTTTATTAGTTCTGggttcttaattttgttttttattggctaattggatttttaatggtaatttgatattatttttttttagagatttgtATTGATTTAAATGGTTTTAATGGCATTTTGAGCTGTAGATTTTATTATTGGAGCaatgcttctctctctcttttttgcaATTTATTGGAAGCATGAAATTAGTTTATCATTTTGGTGGTTAAAGCGAGcatgatttttgtatttatgctaaattttgtttttagttttgcattccatttgaatattttaaagttgtagaaataaaatttaattgaataatttttattcttagaattaaaatttaaatgtgaTTTGGATTCAAAGAGTCTGACGCTGTAATTTTTTGTGCTGTAGCATTTTATGTGGACAGTTGGTGGGCAAGAACCGCTACAACAAGTATTTTTGTTGCCGCAGCAATTACTGATTGGCTTGACGGGTACCTTGCACGAAAGGTGTTGTCTTTTATACGATCAGAAAGAGACAGTAAATTCTGTTGCTATAGTTTTGTGTGATTggttaaatttaaatgtttCGTTGTGTTGCAGATGAAGTTAGGCACGGTTTTTGGTGCGTTTTTGGATCCGGTAGCTGATAAGGTAATggacctaatgatgttttttcatgcGTAGTGGAATTAGCATGTATGGTCTGTTCAACTTGTGAGAAATGTTTGAGAGTTCTTATTTGTTTCTTATGTCTATTAAATGCAGCTTATGGTTGCTGCTACCTTGATCTTATTATGTTCCCGACCTCTGGAGGTTGCAATGTTTAGAGAAGTACCGTGGCTATTCACTGTACCGGCAATTGCAATTATTGGACGGGAGGTAATGCAGATATGAATGTACCTATTACCTGTAATTCTTGTAAATTCATAACCAACATCAAGAACATCTTTTGTGTGGCATTGCTCTTCGAAATATAATGAtgcattttcttgttttctttgggtTTGTTGCAAGTCCTTAGTTGGGTTTTTTCAAGGAACTCAATGGTAGGTTGTTTTTTATGTGATCGTGAATCATGTCAATCCTCTTCAACCATAGACAATTGCATCAATGAATCATTATTGTTTTCAGAGTGCCTATGTCATATGCTATTCATCTTTCTCCCTTCAGGTGATCATGTATTCTTGTGAGATATCGTGGATTTAATCCGACCAACTGATTTGCTTTTTCGTTTTTAGATAACCATGTCTGCAGTTAGAGAATGGGCTGCTTCACAGAATACAAGACTTTTAGAGGTTTGTTTGCTGCTGTCCAAGCTCCACAACCACCTCTCCCTTTTCTTCtccaacttttcaaaaaaaatcagctgTTAAGAGAAAATGCCTTACTATTAACTGTGATTTATATATTAAGAATGATTCCTATTCTCAGGCTGTTGCTGTAAATAACTTAGGCAAATGGAAAACTGCTACCCAGATGATTTCACTAACTATCCTCTTGGCTACCCGAGACAGCAGGTCCCATCTATTTCCTATCACATGGTCCCTCCTGCTATGTGGTTTATTTACTCTAACTTGGTGATTGCTGTCTCAGAAGATTTTTTTGTGTCATTCCCTGTATCTGACAGTTTCTTTGTTCCCttgtcctttttctttgttgtgcagCCTTGGAGGACCAGGGATTTTAGTACCTTCAGGTGTCCTTTTACTTTATATCTCAGCAGGTCTTTCTGTATGGTCTTTAGCTATATATATGAGTAAGATATGGAAAGTATTGCTGAAGTAGTTTGACAGCCGTGCCGTGCATTGCTTACACATGCTCCTGAGGATGTATGCAGATGACATTGAGACACTTTCTTACATGTCCCTTTTCAATGATTGCTCTCACAGATTGAGCTCCTCAAGCAGGCGGCAATTAAGGGgaaaagggtttttttattttgttgcttGGGAAGGTCCTCATATTTAGGTTGCTTGTGGTGCGAGCAGACTCCCTGTTTCTTTGGGGGTTTTCctagtgtttttaaaatcatgttagTTTGTTATATAGAAGAATTGTTAGGATGTAGATGTCAGAAAGTCTGATCATAGCCATTGATAGTGTTGATTTGATCCCTCCTGGATCATTCACGCCATGGGTGGATGCTGGTTGTATaacgttttgatttttttgctacGGAGCTGAAAAATTCTTGTTCAGCCCAATGTAATCAAATCAAGAATTAACAACTACAGAGAATTAACAACTTAAAATAATCTCTTGGATATTGTCAAGTTCAGGAGTAGTTTTTGCCGAGATGCTCTACTCCAGTGAGATGCAATATTATGATCATAGTAACGACTAATATGAAGAAGTTTTCAAATCTCTAATGGAAGCCATTAGATGATGATTTATCCTTGTCTTTGAATCATTCTTCGTGCCTCCAGTCTGTAAGTGATAGCATTGTTCATTTGACTGCTGTACTCTAACCTGCTGCATGCGAAGGCCTTTGCATGACATTGCAATATTTTGCTTTGTAAATTGTAAGAGTCTTCTCCCGTTTATCGGCAACCCTAGTCTCTGAAGCACCACGTGTTGATGGTGCTGTTACTGTAGCTAACACTCTAAACAACCAACTATGGTTGTTTTAGGCCGTATCTGATtgctgaaaaacaaaaataaaccatgACGCATTCTTTCCTGCTGCTCTATGTTTGTGCTGTCATCTAGAGCATGCTCATTTTGATCGTGTCCAGAAACATTACGAGTACATGGATATATAAATGAGAAGCATCCTGCATCCTCAGTAATTGTTGTCGACACAATATTATCCAACAGTTCCTTATTTTTCATCTCGAAGCACAACGCAAAAGTCACACCCAACAAGCACAAAGGAGGCCAAACTAGCCCCATAGTGATTGTATTCACTTCTACTAGCACcattaacacacacacataaagcCTTGTAGAAAAATCTGAACtaagtaatttaatttcatgGTAGAGACGGCACCATAGTTTCACAAATGAGCCTGCGCAAGAAACATGGTCAGAGAAGTGTATTAGCtactctttttttcatttttataatctGTAACATTTCAGGAATCCAAGTTCTTGTCAAAATCCAGTAGCAAGCCATACCGCAAAGCGTTTCTTGTAGGTTTCAACATGCTGCTTTGGCTCGCGCCTGGTTTGGTTGTAAGCCTCTATTTTGTTCACCTCCTACACAGATATAATTAAGTTGAGGTTTCACAATGTTTCAATTGTTGAATCATAACAGTACACTCCACAGAATCACTTGCATGTTCACTATGATATGCACCACTGCATATGGACCGTTGACAGGATGACATCAGGGAATAGAACAGAAGAAAGATTCAGCAGTTTGAGCATACCTCAATCCAAGCAGCCAGTTTAGGCCTTCCCGCAGTGACGTCATACTTCTTAAATTCCAGCAAGGCAGGCTGAAATCTTTCGATAAATGGAGCGTAAGCTATATCCACCTGTGCACATCAGATCATTCATTATTCAGATTTCAacaatatacaaaataaatgagatttgaaagaaaataaaaacctgCCAGTATAAACTTTCACTGACATATAAAGCATTATTATGCTACACTTGATGGAAATAAAACTCAAGCTAGCTTGTAGCAGATAGCAGGTATAGCTGCCACAGGATATGCAGGACTCTTCTCTTACCAGACTGAACTGCCCAAGGAAAAAGGGCCCGTCGTCAAATTTGGAAAGAGCGGTTTCAATATAATCAAATGCAGCACCTGGGGCAATTCACCACTTCagtctttttatttgtgtttttagagGACAGAGAAACATCAAAGGCAGCAAGCATTGTTCTCACCAGCTTCATCTGCCTCTCCTTTGAATGTGGAATTATTGGCTTTGCTGAATGAATCAGTATAGGAAAACAACTCCTCTGCAAATTCCTTCTTTGCAGGATCCTATGATTCAGTCTGAACATCAATTATCCATTTCAATGGAGGGCTCAAGCACATGATATAGAGGATAATCTGAATCTTACATCGGGAAAAAGTGACGGCCCATCGAAGTGACTgtcaatatatttaatcaaatcaagagaCTCTCCTTTCACTTCGTTATTGTGTTCCAGTGAAGGCACCTGCACAAGAACCTTGCATGACCAATCCAGGAAAGAAGACAGCAGCACTAGTTGGGATTATCAAACAGCTTTACCTTGTTAGGAGGATACACTTTCTCCTTGTACCAAGCAGGCCTGTCTTGTAAATCAATAGGAACCAATTTTATCTTGTCCTGAAGTCCCTGCTCTTTCAATTTGATGAAACAAAAACATTGCCACAAACTGATTGTATTGACGAAATTATATACAGACTAAACAAACCAAGGACAGGGCATGAAATGTTGTAAAAATAACCTTGCAATTCCGGGTAATCCACACACGCTGTGCATAGGGACATGAGTACGATATGTACAACCTAAAACATAGAGAATGCAACATACAACATGGTAAGATAAGTTACTAGTTAATTTTCACCCATTTAGGAATTGGAGGAAATGCATTGGTAAAGGGATAAAGAAATTCAGCAATTTTATCATAGCATAAGCTGTGAATTTGCAAGCAAGTGAACTAAATGAGACCATACCTTGTTGTTCCATCAAAAACTGGAGGTGGTTCTGAATTAGAAGTAAGAACTGGTGGAAGAACTTCTATCCCACTTCTGTACAaaattttgccaaaaaaaagaaagaaaacctaaAATCCACcaccaaaagaataaaaaacactgaCCTGTTTGACTgccaattgaaaacaaaatggatttgaaatcttgcaatatttgtgaaagaaaaagtaagtctatcttttatttctcttattaAGTGCTAATTAACAGGGTTCCGATGTTCTAAGCAACCAAACAAAGCAAGTATTTCATGTAGTAGAGATGGGAGGTGCCAGTTTTTCAtcatccttttcctttccttttattttctcagcAAGCAACCAAACAGAAACTCTTAACAACCAATCCAATTCATGCAAGTATGTACATGTAAGGACAATTGACATACCCAGTAGCCATCGTTGCTGATATAGGACCAGTTTTGGATTTGCTTAGTGGTTGGAGTTGAAGCGAATGATAACGTGGTAGTTTTACGGCATCAGCGCCTAGCCATCTTCTTGTTTTCTTGGAGGATAGATGGACAGAGAAACGAAGAGAAAGATGTTTTGAAGGCGTCAGTGGTGCTGAACCATTGGAATAGTTCATGGGCAGAAATGTGGCCATGTTGCCGATTGTTTTTTTGAGGGGTAGTTAGATCCTTACTACTGTTACCATAgcttttattactattactattgccATAGATTGGCAAACGTTGATCCAACATAAAGACAAGGTTAGAATAACTTTATGAGCTAAGCTAATTGAATGTAGATATGTTATTTTACTGAACAGAACTCGAACTTCAAACCTTGGTCTGAATAAATGTTGTTCTTAGCCACCTGATAAATGATATTACCCTTA from Populus alba chromosome 8, ASM523922v2, whole genome shotgun sequence encodes the following:
- the LOC118052223 gene encoding CDP-diacylglycerol--glycerol-3-phosphate 3-phosphatidyltransferase 2 is translated as MPTIKLSMAVSLLHHKKLAHTITTTTSTSTANPTPFLTPHSLSTPLNSDKSLRALTPCAHLPSNKNNKNTPYYYHYNITSYNNNKSSKNFLGATFRGSLLFPSRKSSSSTRFPRSNSPPSASTPGSGFVSDMGAENKIDGDVDWHKNDRQNQPPSMLPSMQNHDSKLLTLPTILTLGRVAAVPLLVATFYVDSWWARTATTSIFVAAAITDWLDGYLARKMKLGTVFGAFLDPVADKLMVAATLILLCSRPLEVAMFREVPWLFTVPAIAIIGREITMSAVREWAASQNTRLLEAVAVNNLGKWKTATQMISLTILLATRDSSLGGPGILVPSGVLLLYISAGLSVWSLAIYMSKIWKVLLK
- the LOC118052229 gene encoding glutathione S-transferase L3; this encodes MATFLPMNYSNGSAPLTPSKHLSLRFSVHLSSKKTRRWLGADAVKLPRYHSLQLQPLSKSKTGPISATMATGSGIEVLPPVLTSNSEPPPVFDGTTRLYISYSCPYAQRVWITRNCKGLQDKIKLVPIDLQDRPAWYKEKVYPPNKVPSLEHNNEVKGESLDLIKYIDSHFDGPSLFPDDPAKKEFAEELFSYTDSFSKANNSTFKGEADEAGAAFDYIETALSKFDDGPFFLGQFSLVDIAYAPFIERFQPALLEFKKYDVTAGRPKLAAWIEEVNKIEAYNQTRREPKQHVETYKKRFAAHL